The Kozakia baliensis genome includes a region encoding these proteins:
- the treZ gene encoding malto-oligosyltrehalose trehalohydrolase encodes MSAFRYHNRFGAELRPNGVTRFSFWAPACETVTLEIENLAPLAMTRDEHGIFTSEAPCGAGARYRYRVNPDLAVADPASRDQPDGVHGPSVVVDPTAYSWRNNQWLGKPWEEAVIYELHAGLLGGFTGIRTQLEELVRLGITAIEIMPINSFGGTRNWGYDGVLPYAPAAAYGSPEDLKALIDQAHELGLMVFLDVVYNHLGPDGNYLPIYATDFFDHDNNSTWGTGIAFARDEVAQFFIDNVLYWVMEYRFDGVRIDAASAITDHAWFGKLLAQVREKSETGRHVHLILENENNDAGLLRDGFTAQWNDDVHNVLHVLLTGEQEGYYEMFSERPIEILARVLEEGFAYQGEINPYSGKKRGMPSSDLPPTKFIFFLQNHDQTGNRAFGERLISLANPEALHAAYALMFLCPMVPMLFMGEEWGSTSPFQFFCDFHDELADQVREGRRKEFAKFKAFNDAESRARIPDPNALSTFENSRPNRRQRDTPQGKLWLERTAELLALRRHWITSHLDNAYSIGASVIGDKAVMASWKLGNGDILHVALNLDDDLIRFSENDTLIYSTAEDREAGTLPPRSFVAWVEIAP; translated from the coding sequence ATGTCCGCATTTCGTTACCACAACAGGTTCGGGGCTGAATTGCGCCCGAATGGCGTGACGCGATTTTCCTTCTGGGCGCCTGCCTGCGAAACGGTCACTTTAGAAATAGAGAACCTCGCACCGCTGGCGATGACGCGGGACGAACACGGCATTTTTACGTCGGAAGCTCCGTGTGGGGCCGGGGCGCGTTACCGCTATCGGGTTAATCCCGATCTCGCCGTGGCGGACCCAGCCAGCCGCGATCAACCCGATGGCGTTCATGGACCGAGCGTGGTGGTCGATCCCACCGCCTATTCCTGGCGCAATAACCAGTGGCTTGGAAAGCCTTGGGAAGAGGCCGTTATCTACGAACTTCATGCCGGGCTGCTCGGCGGTTTCACTGGCATCCGCACCCAGCTTGAGGAACTTGTTCGCCTGGGTATCACCGCCATCGAAATCATGCCCATCAATAGTTTCGGCGGAACACGCAACTGGGGCTATGACGGCGTTCTGCCTTACGCACCTGCTGCCGCTTATGGATCGCCCGAGGATTTGAAAGCCTTGATCGATCAGGCGCATGAGTTAGGCCTAATGGTGTTTCTGGATGTGGTCTATAATCACTTGGGGCCGGATGGAAACTATCTGCCGATTTATGCGACGGATTTTTTCGATCACGATAATAATTCCACCTGGGGCACAGGCATCGCTTTCGCTCGGGACGAAGTAGCGCAATTCTTCATCGACAATGTGCTTTATTGGGTGATGGAATATAGGTTCGACGGCGTTCGGATCGATGCCGCCTCGGCCATTACCGATCATGCCTGGTTCGGAAAATTATTGGCGCAGGTGCGCGAAAAATCGGAAACCGGGCGGCACGTTCACCTTATTTTGGAAAATGAAAACAACGATGCCGGGTTGTTGCGTGACGGGTTTACAGCGCAATGGAACGATGACGTGCACAATGTTCTGCATGTGCTGCTGACGGGCGAACAGGAGGGCTACTACGAAATGTTCTCCGAACGCCCGATTGAAATTCTGGCGCGCGTTTTGGAGGAAGGCTTCGCCTATCAAGGAGAAATCAATCCTTATTCCGGCAAAAAACGCGGCATGCCAAGCAGCGATCTACCGCCCACGAAATTCATTTTCTTCCTGCAAAATCACGATCAGACCGGCAATCGCGCCTTTGGCGAGAGACTCATTTCTCTGGCCAATCCCGAGGCCTTACATGCCGCCTACGCCCTGATGTTTCTGTGCCCCATGGTGCCCATGCTGTTTATGGGCGAAGAATGGGGCAGCACCTCGCCCTTTCAGTTCTTCTGCGATTTCCACGATGAACTGGCCGACCAAGTACGCGAAGGACGCCGCAAGGAGTTCGCTAAATTCAAAGCCTTCAACGATGCAGAAAGCCGAGCGCGCATCCCAGACCCGAACGCACTTTCCACTTTCGAAAACTCACGCCCGAACCGTCGCCAACGCGATACGCCCCAAGGAAAATTATGGCTGGAACGAACGGCGGAATTACTCGCATTGCGACGACATTGGATCACGTCCCATCTCGACAACGCCTATAGTATCGGCGCTTCCGTCATCGGCGATAAAGCCGTTATGGCTTCTTGGAAATTGGGGAACGGCGACATCCTGCACGTTGCTCTGAATTTGGACGACGATTTGATCCGCTTTTCGGAAAACGACACGTTGATCTACAGTACTGCCGAGGATCGAGAAGCAGGGACACTCCCACCACGCAGCTTCGTGGCTTGGGTGGAGATCGCCCCATGA
- the glgB gene encoding 1,4-alpha-glucan branching protein GlgB: MQDSVTDIVSVSKKKKTSHAIQDRIEALVTGHCHDPFSILGRHREGRGDVVRVFYPDAQEVRLVVIKAKGEPVEKAMQRIDPRGVYSATIPQNARYRLRILWADHWQDTYDPYSFGVLLGDLDLHLFSEGRHQELDRVMGAHAMEVDGIAGVRFAVWAPNAKRVSVIGDFNIWDGRRHPMRLRHSAGIWELFIPDIGPGERYKYEIMSPNGTMQAAKADPYAQYAELPPATASVVTDPTEFSWHDKEWLASRAKHQNIHAPISIYEIHVPSWRHPARGGHISWNELGDNLIPYIKELGFTHIELMPITEYPYSGSWGYQPLSMFAPTSRHGTAADFARFVDRCHQAQIGVIMDWVPAHFPADPHGLAHFDGTHLYEHADPQEGYHQDWHTLIYNFGRNEVRGFLICSALYWTRKFHIDGLRVDAVASMLYRDYSRKEGEWRPNIYGGRENLEAINFLHELSSVMRELFPDAMLIAEESTAWPGVTAAPETGGLGFRFKWNMGWMHDTLRYMQHDPLWRSYHANDLTFGMVYAFSERFILPLSHDEVVHGKGSLLSRMPGDDWQRHANLRSYFALMWAYPGKKLLFMGGELAQWEEWHYEGEIAWHRLNDPFGKGMHDTVAALNKLYVSLPALHADDYTYHGFQWVIADDVKNCVFAWVRYAPNAAPVLIVCNMTPVPRLEYRVGVPHGGYWHERLNTDAECYGGSNMGNAGGVMAEEFPAHGMGTSVVLTLPPLSVLYLSPVAS, from the coding sequence ATGCAAGATTCAGTCACAGATATCGTTTCGGTTTCGAAAAAGAAGAAAACCTCTCATGCGATTCAGGACAGAATCGAGGCGCTCGTTACTGGGCATTGTCACGATCCTTTTTCAATATTAGGGCGACATCGCGAGGGACGCGGCGATGTCGTCCGCGTTTTCTACCCCGATGCGCAGGAAGTTCGGCTCGTCGTCATCAAAGCGAAGGGCGAGCCGGTTGAAAAAGCCATGCAGCGCATCGACCCGCGCGGCGTCTATTCCGCCACTATCCCGCAAAACGCCCGTTATCGCCTGCGTATTCTTTGGGCCGATCACTGGCAGGACACATACGATCCCTATAGCTTTGGCGTCTTGCTAGGAGATCTGGACCTTCATCTCTTCTCCGAAGGGCGGCATCAGGAACTCGATCGCGTCATGGGTGCGCATGCGATGGAGGTGGACGGCATTGCCGGCGTGCGTTTCGCGGTTTGGGCGCCCAACGCCAAGCGTGTTTCGGTCATCGGCGATTTTAATATTTGGGACGGGCGGCGTCATCCGATGCGCCTGCGCCATAGCGCAGGAATTTGGGAGCTATTTATTCCCGATATCGGACCGGGCGAGCGCTATAAATATGAAATCATGTCGCCAAACGGCACCATGCAGGCGGCAAAGGCCGACCCTTATGCGCAATATGCCGAACTGCCGCCCGCCACGGCTTCGGTCGTCACCGATCCGACCGAATTTTCATGGCATGACAAAGAATGGCTCGCTTCGCGCGCGAAACACCAAAATATTCATGCGCCGATCTCGATTTATGAAATCCACGTGCCGTCATGGCGTCACCCGGCGCGCGGCGGTCACATCAGTTGGAACGAGCTTGGCGATAATCTCATTCCCTACATAAAGGAACTGGGTTTCACGCATATCGAACTCATGCCGATCACGGAATATCCGTATTCCGGCTCTTGGGGCTATCAACCCTTGAGCATGTTCGCGCCCACGTCCCGTCACGGCACGGCGGCGGATTTCGCCCGTTTCGTCGATCGCTGCCATCAGGCCCAAATCGGCGTCATCATGGATTGGGTTCCGGCGCATTTTCCGGCCGATCCGCATGGGCTGGCGCATTTCGATGGCACTCATCTCTACGAACATGCCGACCCGCAAGAAGGATATCATCAGGATTGGCATACGCTAATCTATAATTTCGGCCGTAATGAAGTCCGCGGCTTTTTAATTTGCAGCGCTTTGTATTGGACGCGCAAATTCCATATCGACGGCCTACGGGTCGATGCGGTCGCCTCCATGCTGTATCGTGATTACAGTCGCAAGGAAGGCGAATGGCGGCCGAATATCTACGGTGGCCGCGAAAATCTCGAAGCCATCAATTTCCTTCATGAATTATCCTCCGTCATGCGGGAGTTATTTCCCGATGCCATGCTCATCGCCGAGGAATCGACGGCCTGGCCGGGCGTAACCGCCGCGCCGGAGACGGGGGGCCTTGGTTTCCGCTTCAAATGGAATATGGGCTGGATGCACGATACGCTGCGTTATATGCAGCACGATCCGCTCTGGCGCAGCTACCATGCCAACGATCTGACCTTCGGCATGGTCTATGCGTTTTCGGAACGTTTCATTCTCCCGCTCTCCCATGATGAAGTCGTGCACGGCAAAGGCTCGCTGCTTTCTCGCATGCCAGGAGACGATTGGCAGCGCCATGCCAACTTACGCTCCTATTTTGCGCTGATGTGGGCTTATCCCGGCAAGAAACTTCTCTTCATGGGCGGCGAACTTGCTCAATGGGAGGAGTGGCATTACGAAGGGGAAATCGCCTGGCACCGCTTGAACGATCCATTCGGGAAAGGCATGCACGATACGGTAGCGGCACTGAACAAACTTTATGTGTCCCTTCCGGCTCTCCATGCGGACGATTACACCTATCACGGCTTTCAGTGGGTCATCGCCGACGATGTGAAAAATTGCGTTTTCGCTTGGGTGCGCTATGCGCCCAATGCCGCGCCGGTTTTGATCGTCTGTAACATGACGCCTGTTCCACGCCTGGAATATCGCGTTGGCGTGCCTCATGGGGGCTACTGGCACGAGCGCCTGAATACTGACGCCGAATGTTATGGCGGTTCGAATATGGGCAATGCTGGTGGCGTCATGGCCGAGGAATTTCCCGCTCATGGCATGGGCACATCGGTCGTGCTGACATTACCGCCGCTCTCCGTTCTGTATCTTAGCCCGGTAGCCTCCTGA
- the treY gene encoding malto-oligosyltrehalose synthase: MTTLRSTVRLQFHRNFTLDDAIPLVPYFAQMGLSHIYASPLLTANPGSLHGYDTVDCQEIDPERGGIAGLRRLVAELRAHDMGLILDIVPNHMGVSPHNHWWQNVLALGPASPYAQYFDIDWQSSDPSLQGKVLLPFLGSPLNQLLDQGDISLHFARNPAGFLLHYGEHRFPISPSDTPQILNTADIPLPDGPILEWLAHTENSEALAQIGKTYASKTEEGCMRLEALLDRQHYRLAWWRTAGDLINWRRFFDVTSLVALKTEREETFEAIHRLVFELYREGLIDGLRIDHIDGLSRPDEYCRRLRSRLEELRPLRPEGLRMPPTLHVEKILEDKEKLPAEWRTSGTTGYDFLEQAALLLHDPEGETPLTAFWEQFGPADYHTTQRQARSEKLENSFPGELKALVRCLTNIPPISHDVTEHAAQTAIHAILLAFPVYRSYFSDGKASTADRQALAHACDEARRHVRPYLRELVTWIEAIMSDRNNHSDARREVVERFEHLTAPLTAKAGEDTAFYRYRRLLSRNDVGTDPARFAAPITEFHTRNTRRLHEFPQALVGTATHDHKRGEDGRARLMVLSETGAEWPKTAESWFRTNNLRHRFTPHGTSPTRSDELLIYQTLISAWPNREEEFVDFSKRLNDYLVKALREAGENTSWSTPDENYEAACHEFLAGLLTSEFRAVLEEYIRRIAPAGILNSLSQTLLRLTSPGVPDLYQGREGWDYSLVDPDNRRPVDYPRYQALLSQNADFNILAAQWRDGRIKQFIIQRVLNFRKQHAALFAEGEYVPVAVTGRLAKHLVAFIRRNGSEEILVLAPRLTFALSPDEELRVFHEGWEHTHLSVGGKWTSLLRERDIDLKDDAALSYFHGDTPLDILKRA; this comes from the coding sequence ATGACGACATTGCGTTCGACCGTCCGGCTTCAGTTCCATCGTAATTTTACGTTGGACGACGCCATTCCACTAGTACCCTACTTTGCCCAAATGGGCCTCAGCCACATTTACGCGTCGCCCCTCCTCACCGCCAACCCTGGCTCCCTGCATGGTTACGACACTGTCGATTGCCAGGAGATCGACCCGGAACGTGGCGGAATAGCCGGGTTGAGGCGACTTGTCGCGGAATTACGCGCGCATGACATGGGCTTGATCCTCGATATCGTTCCCAATCATATGGGTGTCAGCCCACATAATCATTGGTGGCAGAACGTTCTCGCCCTCGGTCCGGCAAGCCCTTACGCCCAGTATTTCGATATCGATTGGCAGTCATCGGATCCCTCCTTGCAGGGTAAAGTACTTCTGCCGTTTCTCGGCTCTCCGCTAAACCAACTTCTGGATCAAGGCGACATATCGCTCCATTTCGCGCGAAATCCCGCGGGTTTCTTGCTGCATTACGGCGAACATCGCTTCCCTATTTCGCCAAGCGACACACCGCAAATATTGAATACGGCCGATATTCCTCTCCCCGACGGTCCGATTCTCGAGTGGTTGGCGCACACGGAAAATAGTGAAGCGCTGGCACAAATCGGCAAAACATATGCGTCGAAAACGGAGGAAGGATGCATGCGCCTTGAGGCGCTCCTCGACCGGCAGCATTATCGCTTGGCATGGTGGCGAACCGCTGGCGACCTGATCAATTGGCGGCGCTTTTTCGACGTCACGAGTTTGGTCGCCCTCAAAACCGAGCGGGAAGAAACATTCGAAGCAATCCATCGCCTGGTTTTCGAACTCTACCGGGAAGGCTTGATTGACGGGCTGCGGATCGATCATATCGATGGCCTATCCCGTCCTGACGAATATTGTCGCCGCCTGCGCTCAAGGCTGGAGGAATTGCGGCCCCTGCGCCCGGAAGGGTTACGTATGCCGCCGACCCTTCATGTCGAAAAGATTTTGGAGGACAAGGAAAAGCTCCCTGCGGAATGGCGGACGAGCGGCACGACAGGATATGATTTTCTCGAACAAGCCGCGCTGCTTCTGCACGATCCCGAGGGCGAAACGCCTCTTACCGCATTCTGGGAACAATTCGGTCCCGCTGATTATCACACGACGCAGCGTCAGGCCCGATCGGAAAAACTAGAGAATTCTTTCCCAGGCGAACTCAAAGCGTTAGTCCGCTGCCTGACGAACATCCCGCCAATTTCGCACGACGTCACCGAGCATGCCGCTCAAACGGCGATTCATGCCATCCTGCTGGCCTTCCCGGTCTATCGCAGCTATTTCAGTGACGGGAAGGCTAGTACCGCAGACCGACAAGCCTTGGCGCATGCCTGCGACGAAGCGCGACGGCACGTGCGGCCTTATCTGCGCGAACTAGTGACGTGGATCGAGGCCATCATGAGTGATAGGAATAATCACTCCGATGCACGCCGGGAAGTGGTGGAACGTTTCGAACATCTAACCGCGCCACTCACCGCGAAAGCTGGTGAAGATACGGCGTTCTACCGCTACAGGCGGCTTCTATCGCGCAATGATGTCGGCACGGACCCAGCGCGCTTTGCGGCCCCCATCACGGAATTTCATACCCGGAATACGCGGCGCCTCCATGAGTTTCCCCAAGCGCTGGTGGGAACGGCCACGCATGACCATAAACGTGGCGAAGATGGCCGCGCGCGGTTGATGGTGTTGAGCGAAACAGGAGCAGAATGGCCAAAGACGGCTGAGAGCTGGTTTCGAACCAATAATCTCCGCCATCGGTTTACGCCCCATGGCACAAGCCCAACGCGCTCCGACGAACTTCTTATCTACCAGACCCTGATTTCAGCTTGGCCGAATAGGGAGGAAGAGTTCGTCGATTTTTCCAAACGGCTGAACGATTACCTCGTCAAAGCACTGCGGGAAGCGGGAGAGAATACAAGCTGGAGCACGCCGGATGAGAATTACGAAGCGGCTTGCCACGAATTTCTTGCAGGACTTTTGACCTCCGAGTTTCGGGCCGTGCTGGAAGAATACATCCGGCGCATCGCACCTGCCGGGATTTTAAATAGCCTTTCCCAAACGCTTTTGCGGCTTACATCTCCCGGCGTACCGGACTTGTACCAAGGCCGCGAAGGGTGGGATTACAGTCTGGTGGACCCGGATAATCGGCGCCCGGTGGATTACCCACGTTACCAAGCCTTGCTCAGCCAGAATGCGGACTTCAACATTCTCGCCGCACAATGGCGGGACGGCCGCATCAAGCAGTTCATCATACAGCGCGTTCTAAATTTCAGAAAACAACATGCCGCACTTTTTGCTGAAGGTGAATATGTGCCGGTCGCCGTTACAGGCCGGTTGGCGAAGCATCTTGTCGCCTTTATCCGCCGAAACGGTTCGGAGGAAATTCTTGTTCTCGCACCGCGCCTGACTTTCGCGCTGTCTCCCGACGAAGAACTACGCGTTTTCCACGAAGGGTGGGAACACACGCATTTATCAGTTGGCGGGAAATGGACGAGCCTACTGCGTGAGCGTGATATCGATTTAAAAGACGATGCCGCCCTAAGCTATTTCCACGGCGACACGCCGCTGGATATTCTCAAACGCGCCTGA